The Setaria italica strain Yugu1 chromosome IX, Setaria_italica_v2.0, whole genome shotgun sequence genome has a window encoding:
- the LOC101786587 gene encoding protein TPR3 isoform X3: MSSLSRELVFLILQFLDEEKFKETVHKLEQESGFYFNMKYFEDEVINGNWDEVERYLGGFTKVDDNRYSMKIFFEIRKQKYLEALDKHDRSKAVEILVKDLKVFASFNEELFKEITQLLTLENFRENEQLSKYGDTKSARAIMLVELKKLIEANPLFRDKLQFPNLKNSRLRTLINQSLNWQHQLCKNPRPNPDIKTLFVDHSCGQPNGARAPSPANNPLLGSIPKPGGFPPLGAHGPFQPAPTPVPPLAGWMSNPPAVTHPAVSGGAIGFAALLKHPRTPTTANPSMDYPSGDSDHVSKRSRPVGMAEEQVNLPVNMLPVTYPQSHNYQQEDFHKTVARTLNQGSAPMSMDFHPLQQTLLLVGTNVGDIGLWDVGTKDRLALRNFKVWELGKCSMTLQASLVKDPAVSVNRIIWSPDGTLFGVAYSRHIVQIYSYNGGDDIRQHLEIDAHVGGVNDIAFAHPNKQLCIITCGDDKTIKVWEATSGAKQFSFEGHEAPVYSVCPHYKENIQFIFSTALDGKIKAWLYDNLGSRVDYDAPGHWCTTMAYSADGSRLFSCGTSKEGESHLVEWNESEGAVKRTYQGFRKRSMGVVQFDTTRNRFLAAGDEFMVKIWDMDNTGLLTTIDADGGLPASPRIRFNKEGTLLAVSTLDNGVKILANADGLRLLRTLENRSFDASRNATETVTKPLINPLTAAANAAAASSSGTPAPAAITAMNGDTRGLVDVKPRITDESLDKSKVWKLMEITESTQCRSIKLADNMRASKISRLIYTNSGVAILALTASAVHLLWKWPRSDRNSSGKATASVSPQLWQPPSGIFMTNDMTDNNPEDAVHCFALSKNDSYVMSASGGKISLFNMMTFKTMTTFMPPPPAATFLAFHPQDNNIIAIGMDDSTIQIYNVRIDEVKSKLRGHSKRITGLAFSNVLNVLVSSGADAQLCVWNTDGWEKQKNRFLQIPSGRPSNILDTRVQFHQDQMHFLVVHETQIAIYETTKLEPVKQWPVRENSPPITHATFSCDSQLIYASFMDATVGIFNASSLRLQCRILPASYLPPSISSSVHPVVVAAHPSEASQFALGLTDGGVYVLEPLESERKWGNPPPAENGSTSNLSTPPPNGASSSDQPER; this comes from the exons atgTCGTCGCTCAGCCGGGAGCTGGTCTTTCTCATCCTGCAGTTCCTCGATGAGGAGAAGTTCAAAGAGACTGTCCACAA GCTCGAGCAGGAGTCCGGGTTCTACTTCAACATGAAGTACTTTGAGGATGAGGTCATCAATGGCAATTGGGATGAGGTGGAGCGCTACCTTGGTGGCTTCACCAAGGTCGATGACAACCGCTACTCGATGAAGATATTCTTTGAGATCCGCAAGCAGAAGTATCTCGAGGCTCTTGATAA GCATGATCGGTCCAAGGCTGTTGAAATCTTGGTCAAGGACTTGAAGGTCTTTGCATCCTTCAATGAGGAGCTTTTTAAGGAGATCACGCAGCTTCTGACCTTGGAGAACTTCAG GGAAAATGAGCAGCTCTCCAAGTACGGTGATACAAAGTCTGCAAGAGCGATAATGCTTGTTGAGCTGAAGAAGCTGATTGAAGCTAATCCCTTATTTCGCGACAAGCTACAGTTTCCCAACCTTAAGAATTCTAGGTTGCGGACACTTATCAACCAGAG CTTGAACTGGCAGCATCAGCTTTGCAAAAATCCTAGGCCTAATCCTGATATCAAGACTCTTTTTGTTGATCACTCATGTGGACAACCAAATGGTGCACGTGCTCCATCACCAGCAAACAATCCGTTGCTTGGATCTATACCCAAACCAGGAGGTTTCCCTCCATTGGGTGCTCATGGA CCTTTTCAACCTGCGCCAACACCGGTCCCACCGCTGGCTGGGTGGATGTCAAACCCTCCAGCAGTAACACACCCTGCCGTGTCTGGTGGTGCTATTGGATTTG CCGCTTTATTGAAGCATCCTAGGACGCCCACAACAGCTAATCCTAGTATGGATTATCCATCAGGAGATTCTGATCACGTCTCAAAGAGATCTAGACCAGTTGGCATGGCTGAGGAG CAGGTGAATCTTCCTGTGAACATGTTGCCTGTGACTTACCCGCAGAGCCATAATTACCAACAAGAAGATTTCCATAAAACTGTGGCACGGACCTTGAACCAAGGATCAGCCCCGATGAGCATGGATTTCCATCCACTTCAGCAAACTCTTCTTCTTG TTGGTACCAATGTTGGTGACATAGGATTATGGGATGTTGGTACAAAAGATAGACTAGCATTAAGAAACTTCAAAGTTTGGGAGCTTGGAAAATGTTCGATGACCCTCCAG GCATCGCTCGTTAAGGATCCTGCTGTGTCAGTTAATCGCATAATATGGAGTCCTGATGGAACCTTGTTTG GTGTTGCTTATTCAAGGCATATTGTACAGATTTATTCCTATAACGGTGGCGATGATATTAGGCAACACTTGGAG ATTGATGCACATGTTGGTGGTGTAAATGACATTGCATTTGCTCATCCAAATAAGCAGCTATGTATAATTACTTGTGGAGATGATAAGACAATTAAG GTATGGGAGGCCACTAGTGGAGCAAAGCAATTTTCCTTTGAAGGACATGAAGCTCCTGTTTATTCAGTTTGTCCGCATTACAAGGAAAATATTCAG TTCATCTTCTCAACTGCTTTAGATGGAAAGATCAAGGCGTGGCTATATGATAATTTGGGATCTAGAGTTGACTATGACGCACCAGGTCACTGGTGCACTACAATGGCATATAGCGCAGATGGTTCAAG GCTATTTTCTTGTGGCACTAGCAAGGAGGGTGAATCACATCTAGTAGAATGGAATGAAAGTGAAGGAGCTGTGAAGAGAACATATCAGGGATTCCGTAAGCGATCCATGGGTGTCGTGCAATTCGATACCACCCGAAACAGGTTTTTGGCTGCTGGAGATGAATTCATGGTTAAGATATGGGACATGGACAACACAGGTCTTTTGACCACTATTGATGCTGATGGTGGCTTACCT GCAAGTCCACGGATACGCTTCAACAAGGAGGGGACTCTGTTGGCTGTTTCTACTCTTGACAATGGTGTCAAGATCTTAGCAAACGCTGATGGACTTCGGTTATTGCGCACGTTGGAAAATCGTTCTTTTGACGCTTCCCGTAATGCAACTGAGACTGTAACAAAG CCTCTAATAAATCCATTGACTGCTGCGGCAAATGCAGCTGCAGCAAGCAGTTCAGGAActcctgctccagcagctataactGCAATG AATGGTGATACCAGAGGTTTGGTTGACGTAAAACCTAGAATTACTGATGAGTCATTGGACAAGTCAAAGGTATGGAAACTTATGGAGATAACTGAGTCAACTCAGTGCAGATCAATTAAACTGGCGGATAACATGAGAGCAAGCAAG ATTTCAAGACTGATTTACACAAATTCTGGTGTTGCTATTTTGGCTCTAACCGCAAGCGCTGTTCATCTACTCTGGAAATGGCCACGCAGTGATCGGAATTCATCTGGCAAG GCCACCGCGAGTGTGTCTCCTCAACTATGGCAACCTCCGAGTGGCATCTTTATGACCAATGACATGACTGACAATAATCCTGAAGATGCTGTTCACTGCTTTGCTTTGTCAAAGAATGATTCATATGTCATGTCTGCTTCTGGAGGAAAAATCTCTCTATTCAACATGATGACTTTCAAG ACTATGACGACATTtatgcctccaccgccggcggcaACTTTTCTTGCATTTCACCCTCAAGATAACAATATAATTGCAATTGGAATGGATGATTCGACCATCCAAATCTACAATGTCCGAATTGATGAG GTCAAAAGCAAGCTTAGAGGTCACTCTAAGAGAATCACAGGTCTTGCCTTTTCGAATGTGCTAAATGTGTTGGTCTCTTCTGGAGCTGACGCACAG TTGTGTGTTTGGAACACGGATGGATGGGAGAAGCAAAAGAACAGATTTTTGCAGATACCATCAGGTCGCCCATCCAACATACTAGACACTCGGGTTCAGTTCCACCAAGACCAAATGCACTTTCTTGTTGTGCACGAAACTCAGATTGCCATTTATGAAACCACAAAGCTAGAACCGGTGAAGCAG TGGCCTGTTCGAGAGAATTCACCTCCAATAACACATGCCACATTCTCGTGTGATAGTCAACTGATCTATGCAAGCTTTATGGATGCtactgttggtatatttaatgcATCGAGTTTGAGACTCCAATGCCGCATTCTTCCAGCTTCATATCTTCCTCCAAGTATCAG TTCAAGTGTTCATCCTGTTGTGGTTGCGGCACACCCTTCGGAAGCAAGCCAGTTTGCTCTAGGATTGACAGATGGTGGTGTTTATGTATTGGAACCTTTGGAATCTGAGAGAAAATGGGGAAATCCTCCACCAGCGGAGAATGGGTCAACAAGCAACTTGTCCACACCACCTCCTAATGGTGCTTCAAGTTCAGATCAACCAGAAAGATAA
- the LOC101786587 gene encoding protein TPR3 isoform X1, which produces MSSLSRELVFLILQFLDEEKFKETVHKLEQESGFYFNMKYFEDEVINGNWDEVERYLGGFTKVDDNRYSMKIFFEIRKQKYLEALDKHDRSKAVEILVKDLKVFASFNEELFKEITQLLTLENFRENEQLSKYGDTKSARAIMLVELKKLIEANPLFRDKLQFPNLKNSRLRTLINQSLNWQHQLCKNPRPNPDIKTLFVDHSCGQPNGARAPSPANNPLLGSIPKPGGFPPLGAHGPFQPAPTPVPPLAGWMSNPPAVTHPAVSGGAIGFGTPTNPAALLKHPRTPTTANPSMDYPSGDSDHVSKRSRPVGMAEEQVNLPVNMLPVTYPQSHNYQQEDFHKTVARTLNQGSAPMSMDFHPLQQTLLLVGTNVGDIGLWDVGTKDRLALRNFKVWELGKCSMTLQASLVKDPAVSVNRIIWSPDGTLFGVAYSRHIVQIYSYNGGDDIRQHLEIDAHVGGVNDIAFAHPNKQLCIITCGDDKTIKVWEATSGAKQFSFEGHEAPVYSVCPHYKENIQFIFSTALDGKIKAWLYDNLGSRVDYDAPGHWCTTMAYSADGSRLFSCGTSKEGESHLVEWNESEGAVKRTYQGFRKRSMGVVQFDTTRNRFLAAGDEFMVKIWDMDNTGLLTTIDADGGLPASPRIRFNKEGTLLAVSTLDNGVKILANADGLRLLRTLENRSFDASRNATETVTKPLINPLTAAANAAAASSSGTPAPAAITAMNGDTRGLVDVKPRITDESLDKSKVWKLMEITESTQCRSIKLADNMRASKISRLIYTNSGVAILALTASAVHLLWKWPRSDRNSSGKATASVSPQLWQPPSGIFMTNDMTDNNPEDAVHCFALSKNDSYVMSASGGKISLFNMMTFKTMTTFMPPPPAATFLAFHPQDNNIIAIGMDDSTIQIYNVRIDEVKSKLRGHSKRITGLAFSNVLNVLVSSGADAQLCVWNTDGWEKQKNRFLQIPSGRPSNILDTRVQFHQDQMHFLVVHETQIAIYETTKLEPVKQWPVRENSPPITHATFSCDSQLIYASFMDATVGIFNASSLRLQCRILPASYLPPSISSSVHPVVVAAHPSEASQFALGLTDGGVYVLEPLESERKWGNPPPAENGSTSNLSTPPPNGASSSDQPER; this is translated from the exons atgTCGTCGCTCAGCCGGGAGCTGGTCTTTCTCATCCTGCAGTTCCTCGATGAGGAGAAGTTCAAAGAGACTGTCCACAA GCTCGAGCAGGAGTCCGGGTTCTACTTCAACATGAAGTACTTTGAGGATGAGGTCATCAATGGCAATTGGGATGAGGTGGAGCGCTACCTTGGTGGCTTCACCAAGGTCGATGACAACCGCTACTCGATGAAGATATTCTTTGAGATCCGCAAGCAGAAGTATCTCGAGGCTCTTGATAA GCATGATCGGTCCAAGGCTGTTGAAATCTTGGTCAAGGACTTGAAGGTCTTTGCATCCTTCAATGAGGAGCTTTTTAAGGAGATCACGCAGCTTCTGACCTTGGAGAACTTCAG GGAAAATGAGCAGCTCTCCAAGTACGGTGATACAAAGTCTGCAAGAGCGATAATGCTTGTTGAGCTGAAGAAGCTGATTGAAGCTAATCCCTTATTTCGCGACAAGCTACAGTTTCCCAACCTTAAGAATTCTAGGTTGCGGACACTTATCAACCAGAG CTTGAACTGGCAGCATCAGCTTTGCAAAAATCCTAGGCCTAATCCTGATATCAAGACTCTTTTTGTTGATCACTCATGTGGACAACCAAATGGTGCACGTGCTCCATCACCAGCAAACAATCCGTTGCTTGGATCTATACCCAAACCAGGAGGTTTCCCTCCATTGGGTGCTCATGGA CCTTTTCAACCTGCGCCAACACCGGTCCCACCGCTGGCTGGGTGGATGTCAAACCCTCCAGCAGTAACACACCCTGCCGTGTCTGGTGGTGCTATTGGATTTGGTACTCCTACGAATCCCG CCGCTTTATTGAAGCATCCTAGGACGCCCACAACAGCTAATCCTAGTATGGATTATCCATCAGGAGATTCTGATCACGTCTCAAAGAGATCTAGACCAGTTGGCATGGCTGAGGAG CAGGTGAATCTTCCTGTGAACATGTTGCCTGTGACTTACCCGCAGAGCCATAATTACCAACAAGAAGATTTCCATAAAACTGTGGCACGGACCTTGAACCAAGGATCAGCCCCGATGAGCATGGATTTCCATCCACTTCAGCAAACTCTTCTTCTTG TTGGTACCAATGTTGGTGACATAGGATTATGGGATGTTGGTACAAAAGATAGACTAGCATTAAGAAACTTCAAAGTTTGGGAGCTTGGAAAATGTTCGATGACCCTCCAG GCATCGCTCGTTAAGGATCCTGCTGTGTCAGTTAATCGCATAATATGGAGTCCTGATGGAACCTTGTTTG GTGTTGCTTATTCAAGGCATATTGTACAGATTTATTCCTATAACGGTGGCGATGATATTAGGCAACACTTGGAG ATTGATGCACATGTTGGTGGTGTAAATGACATTGCATTTGCTCATCCAAATAAGCAGCTATGTATAATTACTTGTGGAGATGATAAGACAATTAAG GTATGGGAGGCCACTAGTGGAGCAAAGCAATTTTCCTTTGAAGGACATGAAGCTCCTGTTTATTCAGTTTGTCCGCATTACAAGGAAAATATTCAG TTCATCTTCTCAACTGCTTTAGATGGAAAGATCAAGGCGTGGCTATATGATAATTTGGGATCTAGAGTTGACTATGACGCACCAGGTCACTGGTGCACTACAATGGCATATAGCGCAGATGGTTCAAG GCTATTTTCTTGTGGCACTAGCAAGGAGGGTGAATCACATCTAGTAGAATGGAATGAAAGTGAAGGAGCTGTGAAGAGAACATATCAGGGATTCCGTAAGCGATCCATGGGTGTCGTGCAATTCGATACCACCCGAAACAGGTTTTTGGCTGCTGGAGATGAATTCATGGTTAAGATATGGGACATGGACAACACAGGTCTTTTGACCACTATTGATGCTGATGGTGGCTTACCT GCAAGTCCACGGATACGCTTCAACAAGGAGGGGACTCTGTTGGCTGTTTCTACTCTTGACAATGGTGTCAAGATCTTAGCAAACGCTGATGGACTTCGGTTATTGCGCACGTTGGAAAATCGTTCTTTTGACGCTTCCCGTAATGCAACTGAGACTGTAACAAAG CCTCTAATAAATCCATTGACTGCTGCGGCAAATGCAGCTGCAGCAAGCAGTTCAGGAActcctgctccagcagctataactGCAATG AATGGTGATACCAGAGGTTTGGTTGACGTAAAACCTAGAATTACTGATGAGTCATTGGACAAGTCAAAGGTATGGAAACTTATGGAGATAACTGAGTCAACTCAGTGCAGATCAATTAAACTGGCGGATAACATGAGAGCAAGCAAG ATTTCAAGACTGATTTACACAAATTCTGGTGTTGCTATTTTGGCTCTAACCGCAAGCGCTGTTCATCTACTCTGGAAATGGCCACGCAGTGATCGGAATTCATCTGGCAAG GCCACCGCGAGTGTGTCTCCTCAACTATGGCAACCTCCGAGTGGCATCTTTATGACCAATGACATGACTGACAATAATCCTGAAGATGCTGTTCACTGCTTTGCTTTGTCAAAGAATGATTCATATGTCATGTCTGCTTCTGGAGGAAAAATCTCTCTATTCAACATGATGACTTTCAAG ACTATGACGACATTtatgcctccaccgccggcggcaACTTTTCTTGCATTTCACCCTCAAGATAACAATATAATTGCAATTGGAATGGATGATTCGACCATCCAAATCTACAATGTCCGAATTGATGAG GTCAAAAGCAAGCTTAGAGGTCACTCTAAGAGAATCACAGGTCTTGCCTTTTCGAATGTGCTAAATGTGTTGGTCTCTTCTGGAGCTGACGCACAG TTGTGTGTTTGGAACACGGATGGATGGGAGAAGCAAAAGAACAGATTTTTGCAGATACCATCAGGTCGCCCATCCAACATACTAGACACTCGGGTTCAGTTCCACCAAGACCAAATGCACTTTCTTGTTGTGCACGAAACTCAGATTGCCATTTATGAAACCACAAAGCTAGAACCGGTGAAGCAG TGGCCTGTTCGAGAGAATTCACCTCCAATAACACATGCCACATTCTCGTGTGATAGTCAACTGATCTATGCAAGCTTTATGGATGCtactgttggtatatttaatgcATCGAGTTTGAGACTCCAATGCCGCATTCTTCCAGCTTCATATCTTCCTCCAAGTATCAG TTCAAGTGTTCATCCTGTTGTGGTTGCGGCACACCCTTCGGAAGCAAGCCAGTTTGCTCTAGGATTGACAGATGGTGGTGTTTATGTATTGGAACCTTTGGAATCTGAGAGAAAATGGGGAAATCCTCCACCAGCGGAGAATGGGTCAACAAGCAACTTGTCCACACCACCTCCTAATGGTGCTTCAAGTTCAGATCAACCAGAAAGATAA
- the LOC101786587 gene encoding protein TPR3 isoform X2, translating into MSSLSRELVFLILQFLDEEKFKETVHKLEQESGFYFNMKYFEDEVINGNWDEVERYLGGFTKVDDNRYSMKIFFEIRKQKYLEALDKHDRSKAVEILVKDLKVFASFNEELFKEITQLLTLENFRENEQLSKYGDTKSARAIMLVELKKLIEANPLFRDKLQFPNLKNSRLRTLINQSLNWQHQLCKNPRPNPDIKTLFVDHSCGQPNGARAPSPANNPLLGSIPKPGGFPPLGAHGPFQPAPTPVPPLAGWMSNPPAVTHPAVSGGAIGFGTPTNPAALLKHPRTPTTANPSMDYPSGDSDHVSKRSRPVGMAEEVNLPVNMLPVTYPQSHNYQQEDFHKTVARTLNQGSAPMSMDFHPLQQTLLLVGTNVGDIGLWDVGTKDRLALRNFKVWELGKCSMTLQASLVKDPAVSVNRIIWSPDGTLFGVAYSRHIVQIYSYNGGDDIRQHLEIDAHVGGVNDIAFAHPNKQLCIITCGDDKTIKVWEATSGAKQFSFEGHEAPVYSVCPHYKENIQFIFSTALDGKIKAWLYDNLGSRVDYDAPGHWCTTMAYSADGSRLFSCGTSKEGESHLVEWNESEGAVKRTYQGFRKRSMGVVQFDTTRNRFLAAGDEFMVKIWDMDNTGLLTTIDADGGLPASPRIRFNKEGTLLAVSTLDNGVKILANADGLRLLRTLENRSFDASRNATETVTKPLINPLTAAANAAAASSSGTPAPAAITAMNGDTRGLVDVKPRITDESLDKSKVWKLMEITESTQCRSIKLADNMRASKISRLIYTNSGVAILALTASAVHLLWKWPRSDRNSSGKATASVSPQLWQPPSGIFMTNDMTDNNPEDAVHCFALSKNDSYVMSASGGKISLFNMMTFKTMTTFMPPPPAATFLAFHPQDNNIIAIGMDDSTIQIYNVRIDEVKSKLRGHSKRITGLAFSNVLNVLVSSGADAQLCVWNTDGWEKQKNRFLQIPSGRPSNILDTRVQFHQDQMHFLVVHETQIAIYETTKLEPVKQWPVRENSPPITHATFSCDSQLIYASFMDATVGIFNASSLRLQCRILPASYLPPSISSSVHPVVVAAHPSEASQFALGLTDGGVYVLEPLESERKWGNPPPAENGSTSNLSTPPPNGASSSDQPER; encoded by the exons atgTCGTCGCTCAGCCGGGAGCTGGTCTTTCTCATCCTGCAGTTCCTCGATGAGGAGAAGTTCAAAGAGACTGTCCACAA GCTCGAGCAGGAGTCCGGGTTCTACTTCAACATGAAGTACTTTGAGGATGAGGTCATCAATGGCAATTGGGATGAGGTGGAGCGCTACCTTGGTGGCTTCACCAAGGTCGATGACAACCGCTACTCGATGAAGATATTCTTTGAGATCCGCAAGCAGAAGTATCTCGAGGCTCTTGATAA GCATGATCGGTCCAAGGCTGTTGAAATCTTGGTCAAGGACTTGAAGGTCTTTGCATCCTTCAATGAGGAGCTTTTTAAGGAGATCACGCAGCTTCTGACCTTGGAGAACTTCAG GGAAAATGAGCAGCTCTCCAAGTACGGTGATACAAAGTCTGCAAGAGCGATAATGCTTGTTGAGCTGAAGAAGCTGATTGAAGCTAATCCCTTATTTCGCGACAAGCTACAGTTTCCCAACCTTAAGAATTCTAGGTTGCGGACACTTATCAACCAGAG CTTGAACTGGCAGCATCAGCTTTGCAAAAATCCTAGGCCTAATCCTGATATCAAGACTCTTTTTGTTGATCACTCATGTGGACAACCAAATGGTGCACGTGCTCCATCACCAGCAAACAATCCGTTGCTTGGATCTATACCCAAACCAGGAGGTTTCCCTCCATTGGGTGCTCATGGA CCTTTTCAACCTGCGCCAACACCGGTCCCACCGCTGGCTGGGTGGATGTCAAACCCTCCAGCAGTAACACACCCTGCCGTGTCTGGTGGTGCTATTGGATTTGGTACTCCTACGAATCCCG CCGCTTTATTGAAGCATCCTAGGACGCCCACAACAGCTAATCCTAGTATGGATTATCCATCAGGAGATTCTGATCACGTCTCAAAGAGATCTAGACCAGTTGGCATGGCTGAGGAG GTGAATCTTCCTGTGAACATGTTGCCTGTGACTTACCCGCAGAGCCATAATTACCAACAAGAAGATTTCCATAAAACTGTGGCACGGACCTTGAACCAAGGATCAGCCCCGATGAGCATGGATTTCCATCCACTTCAGCAAACTCTTCTTCTTG TTGGTACCAATGTTGGTGACATAGGATTATGGGATGTTGGTACAAAAGATAGACTAGCATTAAGAAACTTCAAAGTTTGGGAGCTTGGAAAATGTTCGATGACCCTCCAG GCATCGCTCGTTAAGGATCCTGCTGTGTCAGTTAATCGCATAATATGGAGTCCTGATGGAACCTTGTTTG GTGTTGCTTATTCAAGGCATATTGTACAGATTTATTCCTATAACGGTGGCGATGATATTAGGCAACACTTGGAG ATTGATGCACATGTTGGTGGTGTAAATGACATTGCATTTGCTCATCCAAATAAGCAGCTATGTATAATTACTTGTGGAGATGATAAGACAATTAAG GTATGGGAGGCCACTAGTGGAGCAAAGCAATTTTCCTTTGAAGGACATGAAGCTCCTGTTTATTCAGTTTGTCCGCATTACAAGGAAAATATTCAG TTCATCTTCTCAACTGCTTTAGATGGAAAGATCAAGGCGTGGCTATATGATAATTTGGGATCTAGAGTTGACTATGACGCACCAGGTCACTGGTGCACTACAATGGCATATAGCGCAGATGGTTCAAG GCTATTTTCTTGTGGCACTAGCAAGGAGGGTGAATCACATCTAGTAGAATGGAATGAAAGTGAAGGAGCTGTGAAGAGAACATATCAGGGATTCCGTAAGCGATCCATGGGTGTCGTGCAATTCGATACCACCCGAAACAGGTTTTTGGCTGCTGGAGATGAATTCATGGTTAAGATATGGGACATGGACAACACAGGTCTTTTGACCACTATTGATGCTGATGGTGGCTTACCT GCAAGTCCACGGATACGCTTCAACAAGGAGGGGACTCTGTTGGCTGTTTCTACTCTTGACAATGGTGTCAAGATCTTAGCAAACGCTGATGGACTTCGGTTATTGCGCACGTTGGAAAATCGTTCTTTTGACGCTTCCCGTAATGCAACTGAGACTGTAACAAAG CCTCTAATAAATCCATTGACTGCTGCGGCAAATGCAGCTGCAGCAAGCAGTTCAGGAActcctgctccagcagctataactGCAATG AATGGTGATACCAGAGGTTTGGTTGACGTAAAACCTAGAATTACTGATGAGTCATTGGACAAGTCAAAGGTATGGAAACTTATGGAGATAACTGAGTCAACTCAGTGCAGATCAATTAAACTGGCGGATAACATGAGAGCAAGCAAG ATTTCAAGACTGATTTACACAAATTCTGGTGTTGCTATTTTGGCTCTAACCGCAAGCGCTGTTCATCTACTCTGGAAATGGCCACGCAGTGATCGGAATTCATCTGGCAAG GCCACCGCGAGTGTGTCTCCTCAACTATGGCAACCTCCGAGTGGCATCTTTATGACCAATGACATGACTGACAATAATCCTGAAGATGCTGTTCACTGCTTTGCTTTGTCAAAGAATGATTCATATGTCATGTCTGCTTCTGGAGGAAAAATCTCTCTATTCAACATGATGACTTTCAAG ACTATGACGACATTtatgcctccaccgccggcggcaACTTTTCTTGCATTTCACCCTCAAGATAACAATATAATTGCAATTGGAATGGATGATTCGACCATCCAAATCTACAATGTCCGAATTGATGAG GTCAAAAGCAAGCTTAGAGGTCACTCTAAGAGAATCACAGGTCTTGCCTTTTCGAATGTGCTAAATGTGTTGGTCTCTTCTGGAGCTGACGCACAG TTGTGTGTTTGGAACACGGATGGATGGGAGAAGCAAAAGAACAGATTTTTGCAGATACCATCAGGTCGCCCATCCAACATACTAGACACTCGGGTTCAGTTCCACCAAGACCAAATGCACTTTCTTGTTGTGCACGAAACTCAGATTGCCATTTATGAAACCACAAAGCTAGAACCGGTGAAGCAG TGGCCTGTTCGAGAGAATTCACCTCCAATAACACATGCCACATTCTCGTGTGATAGTCAACTGATCTATGCAAGCTTTATGGATGCtactgttggtatatttaatgcATCGAGTTTGAGACTCCAATGCCGCATTCTTCCAGCTTCATATCTTCCTCCAAGTATCAG TTCAAGTGTTCATCCTGTTGTGGTTGCGGCACACCCTTCGGAAGCAAGCCAGTTTGCTCTAGGATTGACAGATGGTGGTGTTTATGTATTGGAACCTTTGGAATCTGAGAGAAAATGGGGAAATCCTCCACCAGCGGAGAATGGGTCAACAAGCAACTTGTCCACACCACCTCCTAATGGTGCTTCAAGTTCAGATCAACCAGAAAGATAA